Part of the Stackebrandtia endophytica genome is shown below.
TCGAGCCGACGGCGTTCTGCGGCGTTGTCGACGCTATACCCACAGTCGGTTCAGTCCCACCATGCCCCCATCACGACGAAAGGGGCGTGTTCGAAGATCCGAACACGCCCCTTGAGAATAATCGCTACTTCTTGGTTTCCCAGAAGATCTTGGCGATCTCGTCGATCTTGCCGAGCAGTTCGTCGGCGACGGTCGGGTCGGCCGACCCCTTGGCGCCCGAGGCACCGGCCAGCTTGGTGGCCTCGTTGACCAGGACGTGCAGCTGCGGGTACTTCTCGAAGTGGGGAGGCTTGAAGTAGTCCGTCCACAGGACCCACAGGTGGTGCTTGACCAGTTCGGAGCGCTGCTCCTTGATCATCAACGCGCGGGCCCGAAACTCCGGGTCCTCGTTTGCCTGGTACTTCTCGCAGATCGCCTTGACCGACTCGGCCTCGATCCGCGCTTGAGCCGGATCGTATACGCCGCACGGCAAGTCACAGTGGGCGGACGCGGTGGCTTGCGGGACGAACAGACGAGACGTCAGAAGATGCGAAAGGCGCATCAAACCCTCCAGCGTTAATCGACAATGATGATCTTTCGTGGCCGACCATACTCCGCTGACCACGTCAGAACAGATGGACTCGACACCTTGCCACAACCTGGTGGTGTGCCCGGCCTTGGGTGGTCGCGCCGTAGCGTGGGTCGCCATAAAAAGTGAATAATCCGGGCGCATAGACTCAAACCTCGACCGCCGGTGATCCCGGCGAACCGTCCCTCAACTCCCGGTTCACCCTTCAGCCGGAAGCCAGTATGACCATTGAAAGTGGAGTGAGGACTTCATGAGCAAGGAAACCGATCGGATATTCCATGATCACCGGGGCGGCAAACTCTCGGTGGAGTTGACCCGTCCGCTGGTCAGCCGAGACGATCTGTCCATCGCCTACACTCCCGGTGTCGCCGAAGTGTGCAAGGCCATCGCCGACGACCCGGCTCTGGCCGCGGAGTACACCTGGACGTCGAACCTGGTCGCGGTGATCACCGACGGCACCGCCGTTTTGGGCTTGGGAGACATCGGACCTCGCGCCGCGATGCCGGTGATGGAGGGAAAAGCCGCACTGTTCAAGAAGTTCGCGAATGTCGACGCCGTTCCGATCTGTTTGGACACCACCGATCCCGATGAGATCGTCGAGACCGTGGCCAGGCTCGCCCCGTCGTTCGGGGGCATCAACCTCGAGGACATCTCGGCGCCCCGCTGTTTCGACATCGAAGCCCGATTGGATGCCGCGCTGGACATTCCGGTGTTCCACGATGACCAGCACGGAACCGCGATCGTGGTTCTGGCGGCACTGCGCAACGCGACCCGCTTGACCGGCCGCAAGTTCGCCGACCTTCGCGTG
Proteins encoded:
- the sodN gene encoding superoxide dismutase, Ni, whose amino-acid sequence is MRLSHLLTSRLFVPQATASAHCDLPCGVYDPAQARIEAESVKAICEKYQANEDPEFRARALMIKEQRSELVKHHLWVLWTDYFKPPHFEKYPQLHVLVNEATKLAGASGAKGSADPTVADELLGKIDEIAKIFWETKK